Proteins from one Mycobacterium sp. EPa45 genomic window:
- a CDS encoding Ppx/GppA phosphatase family protein, which translates to MRLGVLDVGSNTVHLLVVDAHRGGHPTPMSSTKASLRLAEAIDDSGKLTRRGADKLIDTIDEFAKIAASSGCADLMAFATSAVRDAKNSEDVLARVLAETGVKLQVLSGANESRLTFLAVRRWYGWSAGRIINLDIGGGSLELSNGVDEAPEVALSLPLGAGRLTREWLPDDPPGRRRVAMLRDWLDNELAEASTFVLEAGVPDLAVATSKTFRSLARLTGAAPSAAGPRVKRTLTANGLRQLISFISRMTTTDRAELEGVSAERAPQIVAGALVAEASMRALSLESVDICPWALREGLILRRLDSEADGTALVETAVGDAGSKNFDRSTARSRGTR; encoded by the coding sequence GTGCGATTAGGCGTGCTCGACGTGGGCAGCAACACGGTTCATCTGCTGGTGGTCGATGCCCACCGCGGCGGGCATCCAACTCCGATGAGCTCGACCAAGGCCTCGCTTCGGCTCGCCGAGGCGATCGACGACTCCGGCAAGCTCACCCGCCGCGGTGCGGACAAGCTGATCGACACCATCGACGAATTCGCCAAGATCGCCGCCAGCTCGGGCTGCGCCGATCTGATGGCGTTCGCCACCTCGGCGGTCCGTGACGCCAAGAACTCCGAGGACGTCTTGGCCCGCGTGCTCGCCGAGACCGGCGTGAAGTTACAGGTGCTGTCCGGTGCCAACGAGTCTCGGCTGACCTTTCTCGCGGTGCGCCGCTGGTACGGCTGGAGCGCGGGCCGGATCATCAACCTCGACATCGGTGGCGGCTCCCTGGAGCTGTCCAACGGCGTCGACGAGGCGCCCGAGGTGGCGCTGTCCCTGCCACTGGGCGCCGGGCGGCTCACCCGCGAGTGGCTTCCCGACGATCCGCCCGGCCGGCGCCGGGTCGCGATGCTGCGCGACTGGCTGGACAACGAGCTGGCCGAGGCCAGCACGTTCGTCCTGGAAGCCGGCGTGCCGGACCTCGCAGTGGCGACATCCAAGACGTTCCGATCGCTGGCCCGCCTCACCGGTGCGGCCCCATCGGCTGCCGGGCCCAGGGTCAAGCGAACGCTGACTGCCAACGGCCTGAGGCAACTCATATCTTTCATCTCTAGGATGACCACGACAGATCGTGCCGAGTTGGAGGGAGTCAGTGCCGAGCGGGCGCCACAGATCGTGGCCGGTGCTCTGGTGGCGGAGGCAAGCATGCGAGCACTGTCATTGGAATCCGTAGACATATGTCCGTGGGCACTGCGCGAGGGTCTCATCCTGCGCCGACTCGATAGTGAAGCTGACGGAACCGCCCTGGTGGAAACCGCCGTGGGGGATGCTGGAAGCAAGAATTTTGATCGGTCGACTGCCCGATCGAGAGGCACACGATGA